TCAGCCGAGGCTTACGTTTACATCATCAAGCAGGGAACGATGATTCTGCGGGCCCTCGGTGTATCCGCCCTCGTTACCGTGGTCGGTACCGTGCTCGGCGTATTGCTGACCGCTTCCATGGGTTACGTTCTCTCTCGCCCCAACTACAAGCTAAGGGGTTTTCTCACCTGGGTGGTATTCATCCCGATGGTATTCAACGGCGGCTTGGTATCCAGCTACTTCATTAACACGAATTTACTGGGACTGAAAGACAGCATTTGGGCGCTTATTCTCCCGCTCGCCGTTTCATCGTTCAACGTCATCATATGTAAAACCTTTTTTAAAAGCACGATTCCCGACGGGCTGATCGAATCAGCCGAAATCGACGGCGCGAGCCAGCTGCGAATTTTCTTCTCGATCATTATGCCGATCTCGCTGCCCGTCATCGCCACCATCGGATTGTTTCTCTGCTTTGCTTACTGGAACGACTGGTTTCAATCGATGCTGTATATCGACAACCAGAACCTGTATTCCCTGCAAGCGCTGCTCAACAGCTTAATGAGCAATGTCGATGCACTCGCCAAGAATGCAGCGAGTATGGGCGTTAGCTACGCCATGCTCGTCGCAACGATGCCGAAGGAATCCGCCCGCATGGCGGTCGCCATTCTCATCGTGCTGCCTGTAGCATTCGCCTACCCTTTCTTCCAGAAGTATTTTATTTCCGGATTGACGGTCGGCGCCGTGAAGGGCTAATGACGAAATAAACCAAGACAAGCTTGGTTTATGATAAATATCCGCTATACAACACTCAGTTAATTTAACTTCAAAAAGGGGGAAATGAAATGAAAAGAGCATTAAAGTTCATCTCTACGCTGTGCGTGCTGACGCTAATGTTGACCGCTTTGGCAGCCTGCGGCGGCTCGAAGCCTGCTTCCACAACAGACGGATCCCAAGCGACGCCGGACACATCCAAAGACTCCGAAACGACAAGCAAGGATATTCCGACGTTAACCTGGTGGACCATCGGCGGCCAAGTGCCGAACAATTTCAGCAAAGCGGTGGATGCCATGAATGCCTATACGGCCGAGAAGATTGGCGTGAAGGTCGACATCAAGGTAGCCAGCTGGGGCGAATGGGACACCAAAATGAACACCATCGTGAATACCGGCGAGCCCTTCGACATCATGTTCACGAACAGCGGTAAATACAGCAAGCAAGTGACAATGGGCGCGTTTGCCGATATTACGGATCTGGTTCAGAGCGAAACGCCGGACTTGTACAAATTGATTCCCGAAAAGGTATGGGAAGGCACCAAGATCGGCGGCAAATATTATTCCGTTCCGACGTACAAGGATTCCGCGCTGACGCAGTACTGGGTATTCGATGACAAGTATGTGCAAAAGTACAATATCGACATCAACAATATCAAAACATTGCAGGATCTGGATAAGCCGCTTCGTGACATGAAGGCCGGCGAAGGCAAAAGCTTCTATCCGCTGCCAATGACGCAAGGCGAAGGCTTGAACGGCTTCTTTAACGACTATGACGATTTAACGCTGGGCTTCCCTCCCATCGGCGTAAAAGCGGACGATGCAGCACGCACGGTGGTCTCTGTTCTCGAGCAGCCGGATGTCATGGCCAATCTGAAGCTCCTGCACCAGTGGTATCAGGATGGCATCATCAACCCGGATGCTCCGACAAAGACGGAGAACGACAAAGGCAGACCGTTCTTTGCAGCCCAGGCATTCCCGGGAGCCGAGGTCAGCTGGCAAATCAATGACGCCATTGAAAAATATAATATGGTTCAGCATTATGGACCGATCTATACCACCAGTACGATCCAAGGCTCGCTAAACGCGATTTCAGCGAATTCCAAGTATAAGAAGGAAGCATTGAAATACCTTGAATTAGTGAATACCGATCCTAAACTTCGCAATATGCTGGCATTCGGCGAGTTAGGCGTCGACTACAACAACGTCGATGGCGAAAAGGTGATTGAGCGTACATCCGATACTTGGCCGCTGGCTGCCTACACGCAAGGCACATTCTTCAATTTGGCGGTGACCAAGGGCGCCCCTGAAGATCAGTGGGAGCAGGTTAAAAAGCTGAACGATGCAGCGACCTCTTCCACCGTCCTGGGCTTTGCGCTGGACATCACCGATCTTCAGACCGAAGTAGCGAACTGCCAAGCCGTATGGGATAAATACAAATATGAGCTGATCACGGGCGCATCCGATCCGGAAACCATGGTGCCGAAGATTACGGCTGAATTAAAGTCAGCCGGCATGGACACGATTATGCAAGCTGCCCAAGAGCAAATCAACAATTACTTCAAGTAAGATTACAGATTACAATCAGGCGCATCCCTTAATGAGGCTCTCTTAAGGGATGCTTTTTCCATACGATCTATGAAGCTTTGCGTAAATCGTGTTAAATTGAGATATAGCAACATCTGTTTCAACGACCTGCTGCAATCGAGGTGTCGTATGGGCTCTTTTTTGCAAATCAAAATTTATCGTCACAAGTTTATTGCCTATGTCATCTTCGTCGTGGCCATCGGACTTACGCTTGGTACGCTGACCTGTGCCATGCTGCTGAATCAATGGGTTGGCAATGCCCGCATCGAGGCGGCTAATGCCTTCTCGCGTGTAGA
This Paenibacillus sp. JZ16 DNA region includes the following protein-coding sequences:
- a CDS encoding carbohydrate ABC transporter permease → MTPKTNYETGLEKFNRTNKAVNLFFNLVFIMLALLCVIPVIVVLSISFSSEESIRETGYHLLPVALSAEAYVYIIKQGTMILRALGVSALVTVVGTVLGVLLTASMGYVLSRPNYKLRGFLTWVVFIPMVFNGGLVSSYFINTNLLGLKDSIWALILPLAVSSFNVIICKTFFKSTIPDGLIESAEIDGASQLRIFFSIIMPISLPVIATIGLFLCFAYWNDWFQSMLYIDNQNLYSLQALLNSLMSNVDALAKNAASMGVSYAMLVATMPKESARMAVAILIVLPVAFAYPFFQKYFISGLTVGAVKG
- a CDS encoding ABC transporter substrate-binding protein yields the protein MKRALKFISTLCVLTLMLTALAACGGSKPASTTDGSQATPDTSKDSETTSKDIPTLTWWTIGGQVPNNFSKAVDAMNAYTAEKIGVKVDIKVASWGEWDTKMNTIVNTGEPFDIMFTNSGKYSKQVTMGAFADITDLVQSETPDLYKLIPEKVWEGTKIGGKYYSVPTYKDSALTQYWVFDDKYVQKYNIDINNIKTLQDLDKPLRDMKAGEGKSFYPLPMTQGEGLNGFFNDYDDLTLGFPPIGVKADDAARTVVSVLEQPDVMANLKLLHQWYQDGIINPDAPTKTENDKGRPFFAAQAFPGAEVSWQINDAIEKYNMVQHYGPIYTTSTIQGSLNAISANSKYKKEALKYLELVNTDPKLRNMLAFGELGVDYNNVDGEKVIERTSDTWPLAAYTQGTFFNLAVTKGAPEDQWEQVKKLNDAATSSTVLGFALDITDLQTEVANCQAVWDKYKYELITGASDPETMVPKITAELKSAGMDTIMQAAQEQINNYFK